In the Chloroflexota bacterium genome, CCAGCAAGGCTCAGCACCTCATCGGCAGCGATCTTGCCCTGCTCAAACAGGTCTTTCGCCTGCTGCACAGCGTGGGTGCGGTGGTAGCGATTAGGATAGGGATTGACGCCACGCTCAAGAAGAGCGTGGAGCTTATCCAAACGCTGTTGCGTGATGCTTTCTAATCTTTTGCTCATTTCGCGGCTACCTGGTAGCGACATTATAAGGTATCTCATTCGTGGGTTGCAAAGGGGTTCAAAGCAGGACTCAGCAAGACCTGGCGGCCACTAGCTTCCTGTCCCAAGGATTAGCACCCCATCTGCTGGAGCAGGGACTTCGACTTACCCGCTGACACCCTTGGCATCCCAGGACACACCTATGGCCAGTCGGACCGAAAGCCGTTAAAATAAGGGGAAAGGTAGAAAGTACCAATCAAGCACTCTAGGCAGCGTCTTTCCTGCTGTCAGGCGACTGCATGCTTGAGGGGGCAAAACACTGATGGACAAGTGGGTGGTAGCCGCCAGGCTACTGGGCATTGGATGGTACATCGGTATATCCATTGCGGGTGGCATATTTCTGGGGATTTGGCTTGACAAGAAGTTTGACACTTCTATATTATTTACGCTGGTCGGGCTATTCCTCGGCCTAGGGGTGGCAGCCCTTGGTAGTTATCGCATGATATCTCCATTGTTGAAAGAGCAGTCAAGCAAGCGCAAGGAGGACGATTAGTGTCCCAGCTCGGCTGCTCTACCAGGTTACTGGTTGTAATCCTGCTGGCTGTCGCTGTCCTTTTCATTGTTGGGCTGATTGGTGGAGCCATCGGTC is a window encoding:
- a CDS encoding AtpZ/AtpI family protein, with protein sequence MDKWVVAARLLGIGWYIGISIAGGIFLGIWLDKKFDTSILFTLVGLFLGLGVAALGSYRMISPLLKEQSSKRKEDD